The genomic segment CTATTACTTGATCTTCCAACTCTGTAAATTATTCTCATTCATATCCTTTTCAAGTACCGGATTGTCTCTGCTTCCACCAGCCCAAAAAGAGTTTATTCTCTCAACCCCTTTTCAAGAAAAACCATTGATGGTGATCAATCTTAAGTTTCCAATATCTGCCACTGACCCTACCTGACATTCCCCGGCCTGGAGATACACAGCAGGGAAGGCCAGCATTGAGAGAAGGAATGCTTTATTCGTTTGCAGCTTGGGTGGAAGTTCTCAGCCCTGAATCATAAGATTTATATATTAGAGTTTCTATTGCAGGGTCACGAAAATCTGGGCCTGAGGTAACAATTGAGATGTCCGGCATCATTTTtggggaaatattttaaaaaaatccctctGCAACATTACAAAGGAGGTCATAGTCAATCTTCATGATCTGGCCAGTATTTAATCCTCGATCATCCTCTGTCCGCATCATGTTGCTGTTTATGAAGAGCTCACTGTGCTAAAACATTTCCTATAAGTGTGGCCACAAATATATAattgtttgcaaaaaaaaaaaattcctttgagAAACATCCTGAAAGGGATGTTGAAACCATTATAGAAATGGGTTTTCTTTAGTTCACCTAGTTGACTATACGACCTTCAGTGTCCTGATatgcttttttttctcccctctttGCAGATGCCAGCCTCTCGCCTGACACGATGAAGCAGAGCCACTGGTGTATTGTGGCCTACTGGGAGCATCGGACCAGGGTTGGACGCCTCTACACAGTTTATGAACAGTCTGTCAGTATATTCTATGACCTACCTCATGGGAATGGCTTCTGCCTCGGACATTTGGCCCTGGATAACAGGAGTGAGACCGTCAAAAGGACTCGAAGTAAAATTGGCTATGGAATCTTGCTAAGCAAAGAGCCGGATGGGGTCTGGGCCTACAACCGGAGTGAGCATCCCATCTTTGTCAATTCTCCCACGCTGGACATTCCTAATTCACGGACTGTGATTGTTCGGAAAGTGATGCCAGGATACTCAATAAAAGTTTTTGACTACGAAAAATCTTGTCTTTTGCAGCAGGCCTCAGAGACTGACTTTGCAGATGGGCCTTATGACCCAAACAGTGTTCGAATTAGCTTTGCAAAAGGCTGGGGTCCTTGCTATTCAAGACAATTTATAACATCTTGTCCTTGCTGGCTGGAAATAATGCTTAACAACAACAGATAACAGTCAACCTCCAGGAATGAAAtcctatattaaaaaaagaccAGACTATTCCAAATATCATTTACCTAGATTTAATATAAAGTTTTATATATTATATGAATTATATATTATACTTGTAAATATGGAGTCATTTTTACATTGTAATTATTTATGTATGGTGCAATGTGTATGAATACAGAACACAACAGGAAAATGCACTTTGGTTTATATATACTCATTCAACACCAGATTAAATTATGCACCAAAAATGGGAGGAAAGCCTAGATTTGGTGTATAATTCTGCCGTACTATTAGtaccaagatttttttaaaaaagctaacgTACCAGTAAAACAACAAGATGAGTG from the Narcine bancroftii isolate sNarBan1 chromosome 14, sNarBan1.hap1, whole genome shotgun sequence genome contains:
- the smad6b gene encoding mothers against decapentaplegic homolog 6b isoform X2; amino-acid sequence: MFRSKRSGLVRRLWRSRVTGSNGQETEDWSDPAGSFNELKSVTHSLLKRLKEKPLELLFQAVESRGGLHTACVLMARNEVRVGKQTLAPQLLLCRLFRWPDLKQLFELKRLYPCEGFSRSAEHATVCCNPYHFSRLSGPDSPPPPYSRFSSNDEGKPLECTVSYTETEATNSPNITPGDFTDASLSPDTMKQSHWCIVAYWEHRTRVGRLYTVYEQSVSIFYDLPHGNGFCLGHLALDNRSETVKRTRSKIGYGILLSKEPDGVWAYNRSEHPIFVNSPTLDIPNSRTVIVRKVMPGYSIKVFDYEKSCLLQQASETDFADGPYDPNSVRISFAKGWGPCYSRQFITSCPCWLEIMLNNNR